The Gemmata palustris genome includes a region encoding these proteins:
- a CDS encoding S8 family serine peptidase codes for MPHVNFGTKNEAGFDLVESPDLIAVRTRSRRSVTGVGPVPLPATAEVADGTLVTSFPDAGVEVYRVPTRARSVDERKRTLRAAPDVQFAGSVLVHPDTGEPVLYTENLYIRFREDVDPDDCEAIIRSAGLTVKEQLDFATNAYSVAAPEGTGQKVFEIAQTLLNRPDVIYCHPELIQRRRRKQIFPQQWHLKATTVDSVAVNAHANVEAAHAITRGAGVTIAVIDDGVDIDHPEFAGTGKIVAPRDATLETSDPRPKDTIPSRSRGDNHGTACAGVATANGTEGASGVAPQARLMPIRLADGLGSMREAKAFRWAADNGADVISCSWGPEDGEWFNAADPLHTTPFRLPASSKDAIDYAVTNGRGGRGCVVLFAAGNGNESVDIDGYASYENVIAVAACNDRSKRSVYSDFGTAVWCAFPSSDFGHQPFSHPDPLTTGIWTTDRVGRFGYNPGNTQFGDAAGRFANDFGGTSSSCPGAAGVAALVLAANPELRWNEVKELFSRACDKIDPAGGNYDANGHSDFYGYGRLNAETAVRLARENIGRVVILNMLLNEPIPDLGTVEGSVTAGETALAEKVAVSVRLRHTYIGDLVVTVVPPPASDLAPVVLHNRAGGSRDDIDMLYDESNTPALRAYRGAKCNGKWTVRVEDRAAQDSGTLEQIGVQLFLPPARSAPHSVSTPRAGEAKPHKNGKPGTRKVIKGKK; via the coding sequence GTGCCACACGTCAACTTCGGAACGAAGAACGAAGCCGGTTTCGACCTCGTCGAAAGCCCCGATCTGATCGCCGTGCGCACGCGGAGCCGGCGCTCGGTGACGGGCGTCGGGCCGGTTCCCCTCCCCGCGACCGCGGAAGTGGCCGACGGGACACTCGTCACGAGCTTCCCGGACGCGGGGGTCGAGGTGTACCGCGTGCCGACCCGCGCGCGCTCCGTGGACGAGCGGAAGCGCACGCTGCGCGCCGCCCCGGACGTTCAGTTCGCCGGCTCCGTGCTGGTCCATCCGGATACCGGTGAACCGGTGCTGTACACCGAGAACCTCTATATCCGGTTCCGCGAGGACGTGGACCCGGACGACTGCGAGGCCATAATCCGCAGCGCCGGGTTGACCGTGAAGGAGCAACTCGACTTCGCCACGAATGCGTACTCCGTCGCCGCGCCCGAGGGGACCGGTCAAAAAGTGTTCGAGATCGCCCAAACCCTTCTCAACCGGCCCGACGTGATCTACTGTCACCCGGAACTGATCCAGCGCCGCCGGCGCAAACAGATCTTCCCGCAACAGTGGCACCTGAAGGCAACCACGGTGGACAGCGTCGCGGTCAACGCCCACGCCAACGTCGAAGCCGCGCACGCCATTACCCGCGGGGCCGGCGTCACGATCGCGGTGATCGACGACGGGGTGGACATCGACCACCCGGAATTCGCGGGAACGGGGAAGATCGTGGCCCCGCGCGACGCGACGCTCGAAACGAGCGACCCGCGCCCGAAGGACACCATCCCCAGCCGGTCGCGCGGCGACAACCACGGGACCGCGTGCGCGGGGGTGGCAACGGCCAACGGTACTGAGGGCGCGTCGGGGGTCGCGCCGCAAGCCCGGCTCATGCCGATCCGGTTGGCCGACGGGTTGGGATCAATGCGCGAGGCCAAAGCGTTCCGCTGGGCCGCGGACAACGGGGCCGACGTAATTTCGTGCAGTTGGGGACCGGAAGACGGCGAGTGGTTTAACGCCGCCGATCCGCTTCACACCACCCCGTTCCGACTGCCGGCGAGTTCAAAGGACGCCATCGACTACGCCGTAACAAATGGGCGCGGGGGGCGGGGGTGCGTGGTCCTGTTCGCCGCGGGCAACGGCAACGAATCGGTGGACATTGATGGGTACGCCAGTTACGAGAACGTGATCGCGGTCGCCGCGTGCAACGACCGGTCGAAGCGGAGCGTGTACAGCGACTTCGGCACGGCCGTTTGGTGCGCGTTCCCGAGCAGCGACTTCGGCCACCAGCCGTTCTCGCACCCGGACCCACTGACGACGGGCATCTGGACCACCGACCGGGTCGGTCGGTTCGGGTACAACCCCGGCAACACTCAGTTCGGCGACGCGGCGGGGAGATTCGCCAACGATTTCGGCGGCACGTCCAGTTCGTGCCCCGGTGCCGCGGGCGTGGCCGCGCTGGTGCTCGCTGCCAACCCGGAACTGCGGTGGAACGAGGTAAAGGAACTGTTCAGCCGCGCGTGCGACAAGATCGACCCGGCCGGAGGGAACTACGACGCGAACGGGCACAGCGACTTCTACGGGTACGGTCGGCTCAACGCGGAAACGGCCGTCCGCCTCGCCCGTGAAAACATCGGCCGGGTCGTGATCCTGAACATGCTCCTCAACGAGCCGATCCCGGACCTGGGCACCGTCGAGGGGAGCGTGACCGCGGGCGAAACGGCGCTCGCGGAAAAGGTCGCGGTTTCCGTGCGGCTCCGGCACACGTACATCGGGGATCTGGTCGTCACCGTCGTACCGCCACCCGCGAGCGATCTGGCACCCGTCGTGTTGCACAACCGCGCCGGGGGATCGCGTGACGACATCGACATGCTGTACGACGAGTCGAACACCCCCGCGCTGCGCGCGTACCGCGGGGCGAAGTGTAACGGAAAATGGACGGTGCGCGTCGAGGACCGGGCCGCTCAGGACTCCGGCACTCTCGAACAAATTGGGGTGCAACTGTTCCTACCACCCGCGCGCTCCGCCCCGCACTCGGTCAGCACGCCCCGAGCCGGCGAAGCCAAGCCGCACAAGAACGGCAAACCGGGCACGCGGAAAGTGATCAAAGGGAAGAAGTAG
- a CDS encoding DUF1559 domain-containing protein, which produces MRRTSAPPRRAFTLIELLVVIAIIAILIGLILPAVQKVRDAAARMKCQNNLKQLGVALHNFHDQQGALPHFRKFSPAPATAGGCPAGRNPFMLLLPYIEQPNYETNTEIRTKSIAMYLCPSDTPPAGAAATYLSYGINSGSINYGWAWNCAGTDPAAYYCVYYPKDRLYFDGIFDFSASCGYRSGGQVISLSSITDGTSNTLAFGEKWGIVRDETTGAPTAHIYPPTWTDTYATLATLAGNKLNTHVTNGTGVFWGSYFHAFRSGHTGGCNFTLADGSVRFITDRINADASPGHQYPAGTAAPSRGPVNVNASGATFRALATRDGGEVVSGNY; this is translated from the coding sequence ATGCGCCGAACATCGGCCCCGCCCCGTCGCGCCTTTACACTGATCGAACTGCTCGTCGTGATCGCCATTATTGCGATCCTCATTGGACTAATCCTGCCCGCGGTCCAGAAGGTCCGCGACGCCGCGGCGCGGATGAAGTGTCAGAACAACCTGAAGCAACTCGGTGTCGCGCTCCACAACTTCCACGACCAACAGGGCGCGCTGCCCCACTTCCGCAAGTTCAGCCCGGCCCCGGCCACGGCCGGCGGGTGCCCGGCCGGGCGGAACCCGTTCATGCTTTTGCTGCCGTACATCGAGCAGCCGAACTACGAGACCAACACGGAGATCCGCACGAAATCGATCGCGATGTACCTCTGCCCGTCCGACACGCCCCCGGCCGGGGCCGCGGCGACGTACCTGTCGTATGGCATCAATTCGGGTTCGATTAACTACGGGTGGGCCTGGAACTGTGCCGGGACCGACCCGGCCGCGTACTACTGCGTGTACTACCCGAAGGACAGGCTGTATTTTGACGGGATCTTCGATTTCTCGGCGTCGTGCGGCTACCGCAGTGGCGGTCAGGTAATCAGTCTGTCGAGTATCACAGACGGCACGTCAAACACCCTAGCGTTTGGCGAAAAGTGGGGCATCGTTCGCGACGAGACTACGGGCGCGCCCACCGCGCACATTTACCCGCCCACGTGGACCGACACCTACGCGACGTTGGCGACCCTGGCGGGCAACAAGCTGAACACACACGTTACCAACGGCACCGGGGTGTTCTGGGGGAGCTACTTCCACGCCTTCCGCTCCGGGCACACCGGCGGGTGCAATTTCACGCTCGCGGACGGGTCGGTGCGGTTCATCACAGATCGGATTAACGCCGATGCCTCCCCCGGGCACCAGTACCCGGCCGGGACCGCGGCCCCGAGTCGGGGGCCGGTGAACGTCAATGCGTCCGGGGCGACGTTCCGCGCGCTGGCCACACGCGACGGCGGGGAGGTGGTCAGTGGAAACTACTAA